A window from Capra hircus breed San Clemente unplaced genomic scaffold, ASM170441v1, whole genome shotgun sequence encodes these proteins:
- the LOC108635375 gene encoding uncharacterized protein LOC108635375: MAKASRKPSEPNTETDQPTSSSKQGKMKKVPGQPKSENGGKALKKATKVKKNLQRTLSKKVSEKPTNSIRKSKKTRQSTRFGHYHRLNETLRQNDPEQNQEEVQKPISGRKDLGSQVTSE, translated from the exons ATGGCCAAGGCGTCCAGAAAACCATCAGAGCCTAATACAGAGACAGACCAACCAACCTCAAGTTCCAAACAGGGGAAGATGAAGAAGGTTCCTGGTCAACCCAAATCCGAAAATGGTGGCAAA GCACTGAAGAAAgccacaaaagttaaaaaaaaccttcaaagGACTTTGAGCAAAAAGGTCTCTGAAAAACCTACCAACTCTATAAGAAAGTCGAAAAAAACTAGACAATCAACAAGATTTGGCCATTATCACCGGTTGAATGAGACACTGCGTCAGAATGATCCAGAGCAGAACCAAGAGGAAGTGCAGAAGCCCATCAGTGGAAGAAAAGACCTGGGCAGCCAGGTTACTTCAGAGTGA